TCTGCTGACCGGGGCCCTGGCCCGGGCCGCAGGCGAGAACGCCGGCGATTACGGGATCACGCTGGGCGGTGTGTCTGCGGGCGGGAACTACACGGTGAGCCTGTCGGGCGCACCGAGCTTCCGGATCACACCGGCAGCGCTGACGGTGACGGCGACCGCGGGCCAGTCGAAAGTCTACGGCGACCTCGACCCTGCGCTGGCCTACACGGCCACAGGCTTCAAGGCGGGTGATACAGCGGCTCTGCTGACCGGGGCCCTGGCCCGGGCCGCAGGCGAGAACGCCGGCGATTACGGGATCACGCTGGGCGGTGTGTCTGCGGGCGGGAACTACACGGTGAGCCTGTCGGGCGCACCGAGCTTCCGGATCACACCGGCAGCGCTGACGGTAACGGCGACCGCGGGCCAGTCGAAAGTCTACGGCGATCTTGACCCTGCGCTGACCTACACGGCCACGGGCTTCAAGGCGGGTGATACAGTGGCTCTGCTGACCGGGGCCCTGGCCCGGGCCGCAGGCGAGAACGCCGGCGATTACGGGATCACGCTGGGCGGCGTCTCGGCGGGTGGTAACTACACGGTGAGCCTATCGGGCGCACCGAGCTTCCGGATCACACCGGCGGCGCTGACGGTGACGGCGACCGCGGGCCAATCGAAGGTCTATGGGGACCTTGACCCTGCGCTGGCCTACACGGCCACGGGCTTCAAGGCCGGCGACACGGCGGCCCTGCTGACCGGGGCGCTGGCCCAGGCCGCAGGCGAGAACGCGGGCGACTACGGGATCACGCTGGGCGGCGTCTCGGCGGGCGGCAACTACACGGTGAGCCTGTCGGGCGCACCGAGCTTCCGGATCACACCGGCGGCCCTGACGGTAACGGCGACCGCGGGCCAGTCGAAAGTCTACGGCGACCTCGACCCCGTGCTGGCCTACACGGCCACAGGCTTCAAGGCGGGCGACACGGCGGCCCTGCTGATCGGCTCTCTGACCCGGGCCGCAGGCGAGAACGCGGGCGATTACGGGGTCACGCTGGGCGGCGTCTCGGCGGGTGGGAACTATACGGTGAGCCTGTCGGGGTCGCCGAGCTTCCGGATCACGCCGGCGGCGCTGACGGTGACGGCGACCGCGGGCCAATCGAAGGTCTATGGGGACCTTGACCCTGCG
The sequence above is a segment of the Zavarzinia compransoris genome. Coding sequences within it:
- a CDS encoding MBG-2 domain-containing protein — translated: YGDLDPALAYTATGFKAGDTAALLTGSLTRTAGENAGDYGIALGGVSAGGNYTVNLSGALSFRITPAALTVTATAGQSKVYGDLDPALTYTATGFKAGDTAALLTGALARAAGENAGDYGITLGGVSAGGNYTVSLSGAPSFRITPAALTVTATAGQSKVYGDLDPALAYTATGFKAGDTAALLTGALARAAGENAGDYGITLGGVSAGGNYTVSLSGAPSFRITPAALTVTATAGQSKVYGDLDPALTYTATGFKAGDTVALLTGALARAAGENAGDYGITLGGVSAGGNYTVSLSGAPSFRITPAALTVTATAGQSKVYGDLDPALAYTATGFKAGDTAALLTGALAQAAGENAGDYGITLGGVSAGGNYTVSLSGAPSFRITPAALTVTATAGQSKVYGDLDPVLAYTATGFKAGDTAALLIGSLTRAAGENAGDYGVTLGGVSAGGNYTVSLSGSPSFRITPAALTVTATAGQSKVYGDLDPALAYTATGFKAGDTAALLTGALARAAGENAGDYGITLGGVSAGGNYTVSLSGSPSFRITPAALTVTATAGQSKVYGDLDPALAYTATGFKAGDTAALLTGALAQAAGENAGDYGIALGGVTAGGNYTVSLSGAPSFRITPAALTVTATAGQSKVYGDLDPV